Proteins from a single region of Rhodovibrio salinarum DSM 9154:
- a CDS encoding ABC transporter permease yields MSSLATDLPLAARLARRELRGGLKGFKIFLACLLLGVAAIAGVGSLSQAMLQGLNNDGRALLGGEMEVRLIHQAATDDQLAYLRENTTRLSQTTDLRAMGRTPAGFDGAEGRTLVELKGVDAAYPLYGAVGLAPEQTLDAALGRQDGQWGALVDPAVLNKLGLDVGDPLQLGEVTYEIRGTITREPDRATRAFTLGPRVLVRHQSLAETTLVQPGSLVYHHYRLDLPDSVDQAAFKQRLNARFPEAGWRIRGLDNAAPGISRFVERVTLFMTLVGLTSLLVGGVGVANAVKAYLDGKRATIATFKCLGAPARLVFFTYLAQVLALALLGIALGLVLGAAIPLVGGPILANRLNFDVAVGVYWQPLAIATVFGLLTTLAFTLWPLARAQGIPAAALFRDVVAQQAARVPLWAWAATAASALALAGLAVLNADERTFALGFVGGAVGALLAFRLAAAGVIWLARRAPRARRPGLRLAVTNLHRPGAPTGSVVMSLGLGLTVLVAIALIEGNLQRQVTEQMPDQAPGFYFIDIQSDQLDAFTQTVRDFPGVSEVNSVPMLRGRIVAVDGTPVDQASIPEDVRWVFQGDRGITWARTPPDNATIVRGDWWPADYSGQPLISLDREVGEKVGLEPGDTLTVNVLGRNIEAEIANWRTIEWSDLQINFIMIFSPGMLSNAPQSHIATVKIDPAQESELEKTVNAQFPNVSAIRVKDVLNRVGEILSNIALAVRSTASITVLAGTLVLAGAIAAGHRRRIYDSVVLKVLGATKRDITGAFLLEYGLLGLVTALIAAVIGTVAAWVVMTEVMQGEFAILPMAIAGTVVAATAVTLAFGFAGTWRALQQKAAPLLRNE; encoded by the coding sequence GACCAGCTCGCCTACCTGCGCGAGAACACCACGCGCCTGAGCCAGACAACCGACCTGCGCGCGATGGGCCGCACGCCCGCCGGCTTCGACGGCGCGGAGGGGCGCACGCTGGTCGAGCTGAAGGGCGTGGACGCCGCCTATCCGCTGTACGGCGCGGTCGGCCTCGCGCCGGAGCAGACGCTGGACGCTGCGCTCGGCCGGCAGGACGGGCAATGGGGCGCGCTGGTCGATCCGGCGGTCCTGAACAAGCTGGGGCTGGACGTCGGCGATCCGCTGCAACTGGGCGAGGTCACTTACGAAATCCGCGGCACGATCACGCGCGAGCCGGACCGCGCGACGCGCGCCTTCACGCTCGGACCGCGCGTGCTGGTCCGTCACCAAAGCCTGGCCGAGACCACCCTGGTGCAGCCGGGCAGCCTGGTCTACCACCACTACCGGCTGGACCTGCCCGACAGTGTCGACCAGGCCGCCTTCAAGCAGCGCCTGAACGCGCGCTTCCCGGAAGCCGGCTGGCGGATCCGCGGGCTGGACAACGCCGCGCCCGGCATCAGCCGGTTCGTCGAGCGGGTGACGCTGTTCATGACCCTGGTCGGCCTGACCTCGCTGCTGGTCGGCGGGGTTGGGGTGGCCAACGCGGTCAAGGCCTACCTGGACGGCAAGCGCGCCACGATCGCCACCTTCAAATGCCTGGGCGCCCCCGCGCGGCTGGTGTTCTTCACCTATCTGGCGCAGGTGCTGGCGCTCGCCCTGCTCGGCATCGCGCTGGGGCTGGTGCTGGGCGCGGCGATCCCGCTGGTGGGCGGGCCGATCCTGGCGAACCGGCTCAACTTCGACGTCGCGGTCGGGGTCTATTGGCAGCCGCTGGCGATCGCCACCGTCTTCGGTTTGCTAACCACGCTCGCGTTCACGCTGTGGCCGCTGGCGCGCGCGCAAGGCATCCCAGCGGCCGCGCTGTTCCGCGACGTGGTCGCGCAGCAGGCCGCGCGGGTGCCGCTGTGGGCGTGGGCCGCGACGGCTGCCAGCGCGCTGGCGCTGGCCGGGCTGGCGGTACTGAACGCGGACGAGCGGACCTTCGCGCTCGGTTTCGTCGGCGGCGCGGTGGGCGCGCTGCTCGCCTTCCGCCTGGCCGCCGCCGGGGTGATCTGGCTGGCCCGCCGCGCGCCCCGCGCGCGCCGTCCGGGTCTGCGGCTGGCGGTGACCAACCTGCACCGGCCGGGCGCGCCCACCGGCTCGGTGGTGATGTCGCTCGGCCTCGGGCTCACGGTGCTGGTCGCGATCGCACTGATCGAAGGCAACCTGCAGCGCCAGGTGACCGAGCAGATGCCCGACCAGGCGCCCGGCTTCTACTTCATCGACATCCAGTCCGATCAGCTCGACGCGTTCACGCAGACGGTGCGCGACTTCCCGGGCGTGTCGGAGGTCAACTCCGTCCCGATGCTGCGCGGGCGAATCGTCGCGGTGGACGGCACCCCGGTGGATCAGGCCAGCATCCCGGAGGACGTGCGCTGGGTGTTCCAGGGCGACCGCGGCATCACCTGGGCGCGCACGCCGCCGGACAACGCCACGATCGTGCGCGGCGACTGGTGGCCGGCGGACTACAGCGGCCAGCCGTTGATCTCGCTCGACCGGGAAGTTGGGGAAAAGGTCGGCCTGGAGCCGGGCGACACGCTGACGGTCAACGTGCTGGGCCGGAACATCGAGGCGGAAATCGCCAACTGGCGCACGATCGAGTGGTCCGACCTGCAGATCAACTTCATCATGATCTTCTCGCCAGGCATGCTGTCCAACGCCCCGCAGAGCCACATCGCGACCGTAAAGATCGATCCCGCGCAAGAATCCGAGCTGGAGAAGACGGTCAACGCGCAGTTCCCCAACGTCTCCGCAATCCGGGTCAAGGACGTGCTGAACCGGGTCGGCGAGATCCTGTCCAACATCGCACTCGCGGTGCGCTCGACCGCCTCGATCACCGTGCTGGCGGGAACGCTGGTGCTGGCCGGCGCGATCGCGGCCGGGCACCGGCGGCGGATCTACGATTCCGTGGTGCTCAAGGTGCTGGGCGCGACCAAACGCGACATCACCGGCGCCTTCCTGCTGGAATACGGCCTCTTGGGCTTGGTGACCGCGCTGATCGCGGCCGTGATCGGGACGGTCGCGGCCTGGGTGGTGATGACCGAGGTGATGCAGGGCGAATTCGCCATACTGCCGATGGCGATCGCCGGGACGGTGGTGGCAGCCACCGCCGTCACGCTCGCCTTCGGCTTCGCCGGCACCTGGCGCGCCCTGCAGCAAAAAGCGGCCCCACTCCTGCGCAACGAGTAG
- a CDS encoding Bax inhibitor-1/YccA family protein has translation MAQGPDRRYMTGAQAEAAGVDVGLRSYMLRVYNYMSLGIAFTGAIAMIVAMNPAAVQAISGGLFWVFFLGVLGMGFFAPRLMMTKSVGVAQGCFWAYAGMWGALLGPMFFAYAQMDPMILVRAFLITAATFAGTSLAGYTTKKDLSGLGTFFMMATIGVLIAMLVNVFLIQSTGFELVLSIGVVLLFSAMTAYETQMIKSMYSQGDMGEVQSKKAIFGAFMLYGSFITLFIWILNILGIMRE, from the coding sequence ATGGCTCAAGGTCCCGATCGCCGCTATATGACCGGCGCACAGGCCGAAGCGGCCGGCGTCGACGTCGGTCTGCGCAGCTACATGCTGCGCGTCTACAACTACATGTCGCTCGGTATCGCGTTCACCGGCGCGATCGCCATGATCGTGGCGATGAACCCGGCCGCCGTGCAGGCGATCTCCGGCGGCCTGTTCTGGGTCTTCTTCCTGGGCGTGCTCGGCATGGGCTTCTTCGCCCCGCGCCTGATGATGACCAAGTCGGTCGGCGTCGCGCAGGGCTGCTTCTGGGCCTATGCCGGCATGTGGGGCGCCTTGCTGGGCCCGATGTTCTTCGCCTACGCGCAGATGGACCCGATGATCCTGGTCCGCGCGTTCCTTATCACGGCGGCGACCTTCGCGGGCACCAGCTTGGCCGGCTACACCACGAAGAAGGATCTGTCGGGCCTCGGCACCTTCTTCATGATGGCCACGATCGGCGTCCTGATCGCCATGCTGGTCAACGTGTTCCTGATCCAGAGCACGGGCTTCGAGCTGGTGCTGTCGATCGGCGTGGTCCTGCTGTTCTCGGCGATGACCGCCTACGAGACCCAGATGATCAAGAGCATGTACTCCCAGGGGGACATGGGTGAGGTGCAGAGCAAGAAGGCCATCTTCGGCGCCTTCATGCTCTACGGCAGCTTCATCACGCTGTTCATCTGGATCCTGAACATCCTGGGCATCATGCGCGAGTAA